Proteins encoded within one genomic window of Lysinibacillus louembei:
- a CDS encoding ABC transporter ATP-binding protein, with amino-acid sequence MTYVLQTNQLTKQYKQQLALDKVNLSIEKGSIYGFIGQNGAGKSTLIKIVTGLAKASSGSLALFGYSTEQELIQARKRIGAIIEAPALYPHMTAAENLEAHRLLKGIPGKACIEKTLKLVGLENTGKKKAKNFSLGMKQRLGLGIALLGDPEFLILDEPINGLDPMGVVEIRELLKKLNQEYAITILISSHILSELHLLATHYGIIHQGKLIEQLTTEELTQKCQQYIHIKVDNPDKAATVFEMQLNTKHFEVLPNGTMKLFAYTDSVGYVSTTLVQAGLVIEEFMPMGEDLETYFKNLIGGVSHE; translated from the coding sequence ATGACATATGTATTGCAAACAAATCAGTTAACGAAACAATATAAGCAGCAGCTAGCGCTTGATAAAGTAAATTTGTCAATTGAAAAAGGCTCGATTTATGGGTTTATTGGGCAAAATGGCGCTGGGAAATCAACATTAATTAAGATTGTAACAGGGCTTGCGAAGGCAAGTAGTGGGTCATTAGCGCTCTTTGGCTATAGCACGGAGCAGGAGCTGATTCAAGCACGCAAACGCATTGGGGCAATTATTGAGGCTCCTGCGTTGTATCCGCATATGACAGCGGCTGAAAACTTGGAGGCGCATCGATTACTAAAAGGAATTCCAGGGAAAGCGTGTATTGAAAAAACATTGAAGCTTGTTGGGCTTGAGAACACTGGGAAAAAGAAGGCGAAAAATTTTTCCCTCGGTATGAAGCAACGCCTCGGCTTGGGGATTGCTCTATTAGGTGATCCGGAGTTTTTAATTTTAGATGAGCCAATTAATGGGCTTGATCCAATGGGCGTAGTTGAAATACGAGAGCTGCTCAAAAAATTAAATCAAGAATACGCTATTACCATTTTAATTTCTAGCCATATTTTAAGTGAGCTACATCTCCTAGCAACCCATTATGGCATTATTCATCAAGGTAAGCTTATTGAGCAGCTGACAACAGAGGAATTAACGCAAAAATGTCAGCAATATATTCATATTAAAGTGGATAATCCAGATAAAGCGGCAACAGTTTTTGAAATGCAGTTAAATACGAAGCATTTTGAAGTGTTACCAAATGGCACAATGAAGCTTTTTGCTTATACAGATTCAGTGGGCTATGTTTCAACAACATTGGTGCAAGCAGGTTTAGTCATTGAAGAGTTTATGCCAATGGGAGAGGATTTGGAAACATATTTCAAGAATTTGATTGGAGGTGTGTCACATGAGTAA
- the yhbH gene encoding sporulation protein YhbH gives MSDKQQQFIISKENWSLHRKGYQDQERHRQKIDEAIKNNLPELISEESIILSNGREVIKIPIRSLDEYKIRYNTDKSKHVGQGQGDSQVGDVVARDGKPQQGQGREAGKEAGKDYYEAEVRLEDVEEILFQQLALPNLQQKEVANIATNKIEFNDIRKKGLMGNIDKKRTILTAIKRNAIKGEATINPIHQDDLRFKTWDEVVKPESRAVVLAMMDTSGSMGIFEKTCARNFFFWMARFLRTKYSAVDIEFIAHHTEAKVVTEEAFFTKGESGGTICSSAYAKALQLINEKYSPARYNIYPVHFSDGENLSSDNERCLQLIEQLMEVSSMFGYGEVNAYSRTSALMSAYSKIDNPKFRHYIIKRKVDVYDALKSIFKKEGVQ, from the coding sequence ATGAGTGACAAACAGCAACAGTTCATTATCTCAAAGGAAAATTGGTCCCTCCATCGTAAAGGATATCAGGACCAAGAGCGCCATCGTCAAAAAATTGATGAGGCGATTAAAAATAATTTACCAGAGTTAATTAGTGAGGAAAGCATTATTTTATCAAATGGTCGAGAGGTTATTAAAATCCCGATTCGTTCTTTAGATGAATATAAAATTCGTTACAACACAGATAAGTCAAAGCATGTCGGGCAAGGGCAGGGCGATAGTCAAGTAGGTGATGTTGTTGCACGAGATGGCAAGCCGCAGCAAGGGCAAGGAAGAGAAGCTGGTAAGGAAGCAGGGAAGGATTATTATGAGGCAGAAGTACGGCTGGAGGATGTGGAAGAAATCTTGTTCCAACAGCTTGCATTGCCAAACTTACAGCAAAAAGAAGTGGCCAATATTGCAACAAATAAAATTGAATTTAACGATATTCGCAAAAAAGGTTTAATGGGTAATATCGATAAAAAGCGTACAATTTTAACAGCAATTAAGCGCAATGCCATCAAGGGTGAGGCAACTATTAATCCAATTCATCAGGACGATTTGCGCTTTAAAACATGGGATGAGGTTGTAAAGCCTGAATCGCGTGCAGTTGTACTTGCAATGATGGATACGAGTGGCTCAATGGGCATTTTCGAAAAGACCTGTGCACGTAACTTTTTCTTTTGGATGGCACGTTTTTTACGCACGAAATATAGCGCTGTTGATATTGAATTTATCGCACATCATACAGAAGCAAAGGTTGTAACAGAGGAGGCGTTTTTTACAAAGGGTGAGAGCGGTGGGACGATTTGCTCCTCTGCTTACGCAAAGGCGTTGCAACTAATAAACGAAAAATATTCCCCAGCCCGCTACAATATTTATCCTGTCCATTTCTCAGATGGAGAAAATTTGTCATCAGATAATGAGCGTTGCCTCCAATTAATTGAACAATTGATGGAAGTATCTAGCATGTTCGGCTATGGCGAAGTCAATGCTTATAGTAGAACGTCTGCGCTTATGTCGGCATATAGCAAAATTGACAATCCGAAGTTTCGTCATTACATTATTAAGCGCAAAGTAGATGTCTATGATGCGCTAAAAAGCATTTTTAAAAAAGAAGGAGTGCAGTAA
- a CDS encoding YehS family protein produces MTNNDILIRLRYAFDIKNIDMVEIFKLGGIDVTKDDVMNMLIKVKEDEEEPANYKKCNNKMLEAFLNGFITFKRGPQLSAAGEPVAPPKATGQESPNNMLFKKVKIALALTTEDVIDFIDDGGGIKVSKGEMGAILRNPSHKNYKECGDSFARYFLRGLTNKYRV; encoded by the coding sequence ATGACAAATAATGATATATTGATTCGTTTGCGCTACGCGTTCGATATTAAAAATATAGATATGGTAGAAATTTTTAAGCTTGGTGGCATAGATGTGACGAAGGACGATGTAATGAATATGCTTATTAAAGTGAAGGAAGATGAAGAGGAGCCAGCGAACTATAAAAAATGCAATAATAAAATGCTGGAGGCTTTTCTCAACGGCTTTATTACCTTTAAGCGTGGCCCACAGCTATCCGCAGCAGGAGAGCCTGTGGCACCACCGAAGGCAACGGGTCAAGAAAGTCCAAATAATATGCTATTTAAAAAGGTAAAAATCGCTTTAGCTTTAACGACTGAAGATGTTATTGATTTCATTGATGATGGCGGTGGCATTAAAGTATCAAAGGGCGAAATGGGCGCGATTTTACGCAACCCAAGCCATAAAAACTATAAAGAATGTGGCGATAGCTTTGCTCGTTATTTTTTACGAGGCCTTACAAATAAATATCGCGTATAA
- a CDS encoding alpha/beta fold hydrolase, translating into MWEQHLVETARGIFEVFKKGNGQPVCITHLYSEFNENGNLFANTFTAHATVYLVNLRGCGNSTDDLSTFNYSMAHTVADLEAIRQALGFEKWIFAGHSTGGMLALKYAIMHPHSLIHIVAGGLCASSEYMHHPDSIYCIDNPNNRRIKEILTMLGNPQSSLEERRAGSKEWSLMSLYHETSYDKMISRPNSGKTVSKRLDYFSYEELPTYDLRPELPHVTTTAYIYCGLHDAQCPHKFSAEAAELMSNATLKTFDESNHFPNIEEEEAFYQFIADTFN; encoded by the coding sequence ATGTGGGAGCAACATTTAGTTGAAACAGCACGCGGGATTTTTGAAGTATTTAAAAAAGGAAATGGTCAGCCTGTCTGTATTACACATTTATATAGCGAATTTAATGAGAATGGCAATTTATTTGCAAATACATTTACAGCACATGCAACTGTATATTTAGTAAATTTGCGAGGCTGTGGCAATTCAACAGATGACCTTTCTACATTCAATTACAGTATGGCGCATACGGTCGCTGATTTAGAGGCAATTCGCCAAGCGCTTGGTTTTGAAAAATGGATATTTGCAGGGCATTCAACAGGCGGTATGCTGGCACTAAAATACGCTATTATGCATCCACATAGCCTTATACATATCGTTGCTGGAGGGTTGTGCGCTTCCTCAGAGTATATGCACCACCCAGATAGCATTTATTGCATAGATAACCCGAATAATCGGCGCATTAAAGAAATTTTAACAATGCTAGGTAATCCTCAATCATCTCTTGAAGAAAGACGTGCTGGTAGTAAAGAATGGTCGCTGATGTCCTTATATCATGAAACATCTTATGACAAGATGATTAGTCGCCCTAATAGTGGAAAAACAGTATCAAAACGGCTTGATTATTTTTCCTATGAAGAGCTACCTACATATGATTTGCGCCCCGAATTGCCTCATGTCACAACAACTGCTTATATATACTGCGGCCTTCATGATGCACAATGCCCACATAAATTTTCTGCTGAAGCAGCTGAGCTTATGTCAAACGCCACATTGAAAACTTTTGATGAGAGCAATCATTTCCCTAACATTGAGGAAGAAGAGGCTTTTTATCAATTTATAGCTGATACATTTAATTAA
- a CDS encoding helix-turn-helix domain-containing protein — protein MSDFLKLVGEQLRTIRVAKGLSQEEVAEKTGKIGYSKGRISNIENGQSNITLKTLESLMQALDIAPEELFNFQSLSSVTDIEEKNLMLSIHHSLLKERNLDEVKYVVRITKDFLKTMDSQAKKNSPD, from the coding sequence ATGTCAGATTTTTTAAAGCTAGTAGGAGAACAGCTTCGAACAATTCGTGTTGCAAAGGGATTAAGTCAGGAGGAAGTTGCAGAAAAAACGGGGAAAATAGGCTATAGTAAAGGGCGCATTTCCAATATTGAAAATGGTCAATCCAATATTACGTTAAAAACGCTTGAAAGCTTAATGCAGGCATTGGACATTGCACCTGAAGAGCTTTTTAATTTCCAAAGCCTCTCAAGCGTTACAGATATCGAGGAGAAAAATTTAATGCTGAGCATTCATCACTCACTATTAAAAGAACGCAACTTAGATGAAGTGAAATACGTCGTTCGTATCACCAAGGATTTTTTAAAGACAATGGATTCTCAAGCCAAAAAGAACAGCCCTGATTAA
- a CDS encoding ABC transporter permease, translating to MSNLMMAELFKLKKDRVFLVLVVILAAAGITYPFLVFFDEATFNAQAVAVKELYTFSALAGNNYIIRLIPCILAGFFISSEYSIGTMKSICASGNSRVHLYLVKLLVFSLGAIIIALAFPLALLFSSSLLSGFYGMPTFIYVAKTLGLTILYAAAFASMMAVVAIIFTDSGKTIGFSIIFFILIDSILYMLSQEFTLFEWLFNHSVFKLFLDISKESYTSSMLIVPLMTFALFAVIGSIIFKQKEIK from the coding sequence ATGAGTAATTTAATGATGGCTGAATTATTTAAGCTGAAAAAGGACCGTGTATTTTTAGTGTTAGTTGTGATCTTAGCAGCAGCAGGTATCACTTATCCATTCCTTGTGTTTTTCGATGAGGCGACATTTAATGCACAGGCAGTCGCAGTCAAGGAGCTATATACGTTTTCGGCTTTAGCTGGCAATAACTATATTATCCGTTTGATTCCTTGTATATTAGCAGGATTTTTTATTTCAAGTGAGTATTCAATTGGGACAATGAAAAGTATTTGTGCTTCAGGCAATAGTAGAGTGCATCTTTATCTTGTCAAATTGCTTGTATTTTCGCTTGGTGCAATAATTATTGCATTGGCGTTTCCATTAGCGCTCCTATTTTCAAGCAGCTTGCTGTCAGGCTTTTATGGCATGCCAACTTTCATTTATGTGGCTAAAACGCTAGGTCTAACAATTTTGTATGCTGCTGCATTCGCCTCCATGATGGCTGTAGTGGCGATTATTTTTACAGATAGCGGTAAAACAATTGGTTTTTCCATTATTTTTTTCATTTTAATTGATAGCATTTTGTATATGCTAAGCCAAGAGTTCACACTGTTTGAATGGCTATTTAATCATTCGGTATTTAAATTATTTCTAGATATATCGAAGGAAAGTTACACATCCTCAATGCTCATTGTGCCGCTTATGACATTTGCTTTATTTGCAGTTATTGGTAGCATCATATTTAAGCAAAAAGAAATTAAATAA
- a CDS encoding PrkA family serine protein kinase, which produces MSILNKIKNYREEENRLKWEGSFADYLEIVKERPEVAQTAHSRVYNMLKSAGVEERDGQKMYHFFGEEIFGLETALERLVEEYFHPAAKRLDVRKRILLLMGPVSGGKSTIVTLLKRGLERYSRTDSGAVYAIKGCPMHEDPLHLIPHHLRDTFYEEYGIRIEGSLSPLNTMRLEQEYDGRIEDVRIERIFFSEDRRVGIGTFTPSDPKSQDIADLTGSIDFSTIAQYGSESDPRAYRFDGELNKANRGMMEFQEMLKLDEKFLWHLLSLTQEGNFKAGRFALISADELIVAHTNETEYRTFIANKKNEALHSRIIVMPIPYNLKVSQEERIYEKMIHDSDMAHVHIAPHALKVAAIFSVLTRLEIPKKQGVDVVKKMRLYNGESIEGYNEVDIEELKKEYPNEGMQGIDPRYVINRISSAIIRKEVPSINALDVLRALKDGLDQHASISEEDRKKFMNYIAVARREYDEIAKKEVQKAFVYSYEESAKTLLNNYLDNVEAFCNKNKLRDPLTGEEMSPDEKLMRSIEEQIGVSENAKKAFREEILIRLSAFARKGKRFDYHSHDRLREAIQKKLFADLKDVVKITTSSQTPDEAQLKKINEVVATLVDEHGYNTTSANELLRYVGSLLNR; this is translated from the coding sequence ATTAGTATTTTAAATAAAATTAAAAATTACAGAGAAGAAGAAAATCGCCTAAAGTGGGAAGGTAGCTTTGCCGATTATTTAGAAATCGTAAAAGAGCGGCCAGAAGTTGCACAAACAGCTCATTCGCGCGTCTATAACATGCTGAAAAGTGCAGGTGTTGAAGAGCGAGATGGACAGAAAATGTATCACTTTTTTGGCGAGGAAATTTTCGGCTTAGAAACAGCGCTTGAACGATTAGTTGAGGAATATTTCCATCCAGCAGCAAAAAGGCTTGATGTGCGCAAGCGAATTTTATTGTTAATGGGGCCTGTCAGTGGTGGGAAGTCAACAATTGTAACGTTGCTAAAGCGCGGCTTAGAGCGCTATTCGCGCACAGATAGCGGAGCGGTTTATGCCATTAAGGGCTGCCCAATGCATGAGGACCCATTGCATTTAATTCCACATCATTTGCGCGACACCTTTTATGAGGAGTATGGCATCCGCATCGAAGGAAGCCTGTCCCCTTTAAATACGATGCGCCTTGAGCAGGAGTATGATGGGCGTATTGAGGATGTGCGAATTGAGCGTATTTTCTTCTCGGAGGACCGCCGAGTAGGTATTGGGACATTTACTCCTTCTGATCCAAAATCACAGGATATTGCGGATTTAACAGGGAGCATCGACTTTTCAACAATTGCGCAGTACGGCTCGGAATCTGACCCGCGCGCATACCGCTTCGATGGCGAGCTAAATAAGGCGAATCGTGGCATGATGGAGTTTCAAGAAATGCTGAAGCTCGATGAAAAGTTTTTATGGCATTTGCTGTCATTAACACAGGAGGGCAATTTTAAAGCAGGGCGTTTTGCCTTAATTAGTGCAGATGAATTGATTGTTGCACATACTAATGAAACAGAATATCGCACATTTATTGCCAATAAAAAGAATGAGGCATTGCATTCGCGTATTATCGTCATGCCAATTCCGTATAATTTAAAGGTGAGCCAAGAGGAGCGCATTTATGAAAAAATGATTCATGACAGCGATATGGCACATGTACATATCGCACCACATGCGCTCAAAGTGGCTGCGATTTTCTCGGTTTTAACAAGACTAGAAATCCCGAAAAAGCAAGGGGTTGACGTTGTTAAAAAAATGCGCCTGTACAATGGCGAAAGCATAGAAGGCTACAATGAGGTTGATATTGAAGAGCTGAAAAAGGAATATCCAAATGAAGGGATGCAGGGCATTGACCCACGTTACGTCATCAATCGCATTTCATCAGCCATTATTCGCAAGGAAGTGCCGTCGATTAATGCATTAGATGTGCTGCGTGCCTTAAAGGATGGCTTAGACCAGCATGCCTCGATTTCAGAGGAAGACCGCAAAAAATTTATGAACTATATTGCGGTTGCTCGCCGCGAATATGATGAAATTGCTAAGAAGGAAGTACAGAAGGCATTTGTATACTCCTACGAGGAATCAGCGAAAACATTATTGAATAACTATCTTGATAATGTTGAGGCATTTTGCAATAAAAATAAGCTACGCGACCCGCTCACTGGCGAGGAAATGAGTCCGGATGAAAAGCTAATGCGCTCAATCGAAGAGCAAATTGGTGTATCTGAAAATGCAAAAAAGGCATTTCGTGAGGAAATTTTAATTCGTTTGTCCGCCTTTGCAAGAAAGGGTAAACGCTTCGATTACCATTCGCATGACCGCCTGCGTGAAGCTATTCAGAAAAAGCTATTTGCTGATTTGAAGGATGTTGTAAAAATTACAACATCTTCGCAAACACCAGACGAGGCACAACTGAAAAAAATCAACGAGGTTGTTGCAACGTTAGTCGATGAACATGGCTATAACACAACATCAGCAAACGAGCTGTTGCGCTATGTAGGTAGTTTATTGAATCGATAA
- a CDS encoding GGDEF domain-containing protein has protein sequence MELDAQQIDVKFTMHNLQRAKYCAATIIILEVLLAIVHIAQTKTIGDGYFLLYIMLLVLSILFLILVSVIEKRFFNYRYIKTAVWGYYWFVLMWGVSIALLDQRSYGQVTAYLISLLAVTMLYHVRLRKFILLQSIPTIYLMSGLMLVQQDSEMVLTYLVNIVLFIVISAIGSRFLYYGQYKMLAQEQLNSQLVQMNGDLQLLATYDELTEMPNRRGLYDYVQANMRDTPRHVTAMILDIDAFKQFNDYYGHLEGDKVLKEIAVILRALASNCCFVGRFGGEEFIYLIFDMEHSEALHFANNICKAVEQRRIPHQASPFLPYVTVSIGVATDPCCTIQGLQQLFQNADAALYSAKRAGRNRAELTI, from the coding sequence GTGGAATTGGATGCGCAACAAATTGATGTGAAATTTACAATGCACAATTTGCAGCGTGCTAAATATTGTGCAGCAACGATTATTATACTTGAAGTGTTATTGGCGATAGTGCATATTGCTCAAACGAAAACAATTGGGGATGGTTATTTTTTACTTTATATAATGCTCCTTGTACTTTCGATATTATTTTTAATTTTAGTGAGCGTTATAGAGAAAAGGTTTTTTAACTATCGCTATATTAAAACAGCCGTATGGGGCTATTATTGGTTTGTTTTAATGTGGGGCGTATCTATTGCATTATTAGATCAACGCTCATATGGACAAGTGACAGCCTATTTAATTAGTTTATTAGCAGTTACTATGCTATATCATGTACGTCTACGAAAATTCATTTTGCTTCAAAGCATTCCAACTATTTATTTAATGAGTGGTTTAATGCTTGTGCAGCAAGATAGCGAAATGGTTTTGACATATTTGGTTAATATAGTGCTATTTATTGTAATTAGCGCAATCGGCTCGCGTTTCCTTTATTACGGTCAGTATAAGATGCTGGCACAGGAGCAGCTAAATAGTCAATTAGTACAGATGAACGGAGATTTACAGTTGCTAGCTACTTATGATGAATTAACAGAAATGCCAAATCGCCGAGGCTTATATGACTATGTGCAGGCGAATATGAGAGATACCCCACGCCATGTAACAGCAATGATTTTAGATATTGATGCCTTTAAACAATTTAATGATTACTATGGGCATTTAGAGGGAGATAAAGTGCTGAAAGAAATTGCAGTTATTTTGAGGGCACTAGCGAGTAATTGTTGTTTTGTAGGGCGCTTTGGTGGGGAAGAATTTATTTACCTAATTTTTGATATGGAGCATAGTGAGGCATTGCATTTTGCAAATAATATATGCAAAGCTGTTGAGCAACGACGCATTCCACATCAAGCCTCTCCTTTTTTACCATACGTGACAGTTAGCATTGGGGTCGCAACAGACCCTTGCTGTACTATACAGGGTTTACAACAATTATTTCAAAATGCGGATGCAGCATTATACAGTGCTAAACGGGCTGGGCGTAATCGTGCAGAGCTAACGATATAA
- a CDS encoding sensor histidine kinase yields MKREVKRAYRQLIAVNRKETEKKLDLQFWDKDLQKLAETINAQIDLTKQATAEKRQQENELKQAIANISHDIRTPLTSILGYIQFLEQDNRSQYTAIIKRGALRLKDLLEDFFELSLIESTDYLLKPEHIKMNQLLSEVLVGFYDQFHQANLQPTIDMPTQELTMIADSSAVKRVIENLVLNTIKHAHSNILIRIEQEGHIVRLMISNEVTNLSEKDVNHLFQRFYKGDKTRAENGTGLGLAIAKSLMQKMNGQLSAELQNNRLTIICEWR; encoded by the coding sequence TTGAAACGTGAGGTCAAAAGGGCATATCGTCAGCTAATCGCTGTAAATCGTAAAGAAACCGAGAAAAAGCTAGATTTGCAATTTTGGGATAAAGATTTGCAAAAGCTGGCAGAGACCATTAATGCACAAATTGATTTAACAAAGCAGGCAACGGCAGAAAAACGCCAGCAGGAAAATGAATTAAAGCAGGCAATTGCTAACATTTCTCATGATATTCGCACACCACTGACCTCGATATTAGGCTATATTCAATTTTTAGAGCAGGACAACCGTAGTCAATATACCGCCATTATTAAACGAGGCGCTTTGCGCTTAAAGGATTTGCTAGAGGACTTCTTTGAATTATCGTTAATTGAATCAACTGATTATTTGTTAAAGCCTGAGCACATTAAAATGAACCAGCTTTTATCAGAGGTGCTAGTAGGCTTTTATGATCAGTTTCATCAAGCGAATTTGCAGCCGACTATAGATATGCCAACACAGGAGCTGACGATGATTGCAGACTCCTCAGCTGTAAAGCGTGTCATCGAAAACTTAGTGTTGAACACGATTAAGCATGCACATAGCAATATTCTTATTCGCATAGAGCAGGAAGGGCATATAGTGAGGCTTATGATTAGTAACGAGGTCACTAATTTATCAGAGAAGGACGTGAATCATCTATTCCAACGCTTTTATAAGGGGGATAAAACAAGAGCGGAAAATGGCACAGGTTTAGGGCTAGCAATTGCCAAAAGCTTAATGCAGAAAATGAACGGACAGCTTTCTGCTGAGTTACAAAATAATAGATTAACTATTATCTGTGAATGGCGCTAG
- a CDS encoding response regulator transcription factor yields MNAQINILIVEDDNDINALLCDVVRSSGYRAQPAYSGTEAILYLQQQRWDMVLLDLMLPGLTGEEVLAKIREQQHVPIIIISAKLEQQTKVDVLRAGADDYITKPFDIEEVSARIDSHLRRMRVLNQPSIAKVLVHKDLALDTEAKQVKVGEMEIAFTAREYAILVLLMSSPKKVFTKANVFESVWHEEFHGDDNTINVHMSNIRSKLAHANPNEEYIETIWGMGYRLA; encoded by the coding sequence ATGAATGCACAAATCAATATTTTAATTGTTGAAGATGATAATGATATTAATGCATTGCTTTGTGATGTTGTGCGGAGTAGTGGTTATCGGGCACAGCCTGCTTATTCAGGTACGGAGGCAATACTTTATTTGCAGCAGCAGCGATGGGATATGGTGTTGCTTGATTTAATGTTGCCAGGGTTAACAGGTGAGGAAGTGTTAGCAAAAATAAGAGAACAGCAGCATGTGCCAATTATTATTATTTCAGCAAAGCTAGAGCAGCAGACGAAGGTGGATGTGCTACGAGCAGGAGCAGATGATTACATTACAAAGCCTTTTGATATTGAGGAAGTGTCGGCACGCATTGATTCACATTTGCGCAGAATGCGAGTGTTAAACCAGCCGAGCATAGCGAAAGTGCTTGTACATAAAGATTTAGCGCTTGATACGGAAGCGAAGCAAGTGAAGGTTGGAGAGATGGAAATTGCTTTTACTGCACGCGAGTATGCCATTTTAGTATTATTAATGTCCTCACCGAAAAAGGTCTTTACGAAGGCAAATGTATTTGAAAGTGTTTGGCATGAGGAGTTTCATGGGGATGATAATACAATTAATGTGCATATGAGCAATATTCGTTCAAAGCTAGCACATGCTAATCCGAATGAGGAATATATCGAAACGATTTGGGGGATGGGCTACCGCTTAGCTTGA
- a CDS encoding restriction endonuclease subunit S domain-containing protein: protein MRQYKLGDIVTIVKGVARQPTHYFVSEGIPFVSCDYWDLLKNNLQLLPKIPSSLQHESDLTKVPTGAVLIYPSKNAYYVCQQEYYIGENIMAMIPCQSIILSKYLFYYLQAQSLKIEEAIEQKIYLPRIAIQQQLIAHMAQVHAVSDQVQNILIALLQLEAYLQTENTDLLKIQDELIEKMEWMNSLHKILLHNIKHLK from the coding sequence ATGAGACAATATAAATTGGGGGATATTGTAACAATTGTAAAAGGTGTTGCTAGACAGCCTACACATTATTTTGTAAGTGAAGGTATACCGTTTGTTAGTTGTGATTATTGGGATTTATTGAAAAATAATCTGCAGCTATTACCTAAAATACCATCCTCGCTACAGCATGAAAGTGATTTAACAAAAGTTCCAACAGGAGCAGTTTTAATCTACCCAAGTAAAAACGCATATTATGTTTGTCAGCAAGAGTATTACATTGGAGAAAATATTATGGCGATGATTCCATGTCAGTCCATTATTTTAAGTAAATATTTATTTTATTATTTACAAGCACAGTCATTGAAAATTGAAGAGGCTATAGAGCAAAAAATCTATCTGCCTAGAATTGCCATACAGCAGCAACTAATTGCCCATATGGCACAAGTACATGCTGTGTCAGATCAAGTGCAAAATATATTAATAGCATTACTACAATTAGAAGCGTATTTACAGACAGAAAATACGGATTTGTTAAAAATTCAAGATGAGTTAATAGAAAAAATGGAGTGGATGAATAGTCTACACAAGATATTATTACATAATATCAAGCACCTCAAATAA